Genomic DNA from Solanum pennellii chromosome 3, SPENNV200:
ATcacctaattaaattaaagtatatcCATATTTGCCTATAAATACACCAACCTACCttatattttcattcaattcCCATTATAATCTCAACAACCTCTATAAACTCTCCTACcccttcacaaaaaaaaaaaactccccatcaccaaaaaacaaaatacaattatttttttcccatACTAATatcatacataaaaaaaaatcatgttttttctTAAAGGACTTGTTACATTTTTACTTATATTCTCTATTTTCACTACTCCAAATGTTTTATTATTAGCAAAAGCATCAAGGCCATTGGATATGGGAAAATGGTTGAAACTAGAAAAGATTCTTTTAACATCATTGCCTAGAGGTTCTGATCCATCTTCCGGTGCTTCTCCATGCACCAACATCCCCGGCATGGGCGGCGGTGGCTCATGCCCATAAATCGAGGCGAAGAGTCAAATTACTGTCAATTCTGTTGTTTCACTTTATATACCCTActaaaagaacacaaaatttaaaaggaTTTTGCGTTTTTAGTAGTGATATATAAGGTCATGTCGCTGATCATGTTCATTATCAAGGGTATATCAGAGCTATTTCCGAAAGATCATTCAACATTATCGTCATCGCGGTAGAGTTTTTGTACCTAAGCAATACGCATGCAGTGACATGGATCTTCAAGGAGGTTTCGTGGTGCTTAAGGAAACTTAGAAcgtagaaaattaattaatttttttgcaaTTGTAATATGGcttcactatttttttaattctttggtttgtttcattttctttgGATGTAAATATATAGtgatatatatagaaataaatttttaaggTTGTGAATTTTGTTCGATTCCTGATTTATATATCTGAAAATGAGCTTTCAATTTTCCTTGCTTTACAATTACTTGGCAACATCTCGAGGCTAGACCTTCACAAGATAGGGATTATAAGATTGTATACAATGACGGAGCAACCTTATATTCGTCTAAGAATTACATTGTTTagataagttaaaattttaattatatatatagattttaaaATTGACTTCCCTTAATTATATGTGTTtcatacaatattcatatattttaatacaattcAATAAGCTCCACTTCTAGCTATGTTTATACCATTCTTTCTGAACTCCACTTATGAGATTACTTTGGATATGTTATTGGCGTTACTATTATTGTTGCTTACATTACTTGGCAACATGGAAAAAAAAGGGTTTGTCAACCCAATAAATAATGCTACTCATGTGTATTAGTTTATTTTCCATACAAAGTCTATGTCCAACTAAATCAACGCATGCAACACGAGGCACCTTGTAGACTTCTTTGGGGGTATAACCACCATATTAGGTTTGAGATATGTGTGGAAttattaaacattaaaaaaagtggagaaaaataaaagactcaatgatcaaatcaaattataacATTTATGACTCGAAATGGAAGTAACAGTATCTACTCGGATACCACAGTGGAAGTATGTTAAATAAAGAACCATTAATTATGGACATCTtttgtgatatatttttattaattataacttGAATTTCTCAACCTGCAACAGCAAAATATTAATAGCATAAATGAAATTTGgaggaataaaaagaaaaggacaAACTTCTATAATGTCAAATACTCAATCTGAGGAGCAATAGCAAAGCCATggtttttttaagttaaaatttgaaacaaagAAGCAGAAGCACCCTATACAACATGTTTCCTGTAAAGACGAAAAGGCTCTTCTCAATCAAATGCATTATTACAAAGGAAAACAGCTTAAATATTCAAGGCAAGGCTCCCCTATAGAAGCTTTCAAAGGCCATTTGAAGGCCTAAATACTCCATACCCGTTGACGCCGCATGCCAAGTTCGGGTAGTCTGGGAGGGGATACTGGTGACTACCATCAATAGTCCCATTCCTCATCCCGAGAAATGATGGGTCAGAACCCATCATTTGCCACTGGTTAGGAACTAACCCGTCCATATGATGATGCCCACTATTGAGTCGAGGGTCGGTCTGCATAATCATATCACTTGCACTATCAAAAAGGCCTCCAGAATAGTGATGCTGGAACACGTCATGATAACTTCGTGATCGTTCAAACCTACAAGAGCTCGATGAGGGACCTAGATCAACTGGCGTGCCGATATCGCCTGGGAATGCGAACCCCTGATTCAGATGCTGCAATCCACTGCTAAAGCTTTGAAAGCCTGAGTCGGGTATAGAAGTTCTTCCAATCCCATGATCATCGTTCAGTAAGTCGTTAATAATATCAAGATGAGGGAATTCATCAGCTGATACACTCTGGGGTTGGCGTCCAGACGTGCATGCCAGAGAATCAGGAAGGTGATCATGTGCCCTGCTGCTGTTTACAGCCTTGAACATATCAAAGTTCCTAATTCCACTTGATGAAGAAGGATGATCTTGAGACATACTCCTGCTGCTGTCCCTTTGGGGACAATCCCAATGCAGTCCATTCTGCACGCTGCCATTATTATTCACCATTCCATATGAAAAGCTTGGTCTGACAGAACTAGGTTCTGCTCTTTCCAAGCCCTGCGGTAAATATAACGCTTGAGAAATCACTGGAGGCTGTTGACAGTATGAATGTGATGAGTTAACTGCTGAAATTGGAGAATGAGGTTGACCAAAACTAGCTGGGGTTCCAGAAACAGGACTGCCCATAATTGCGTTCCGGTAGGACTGAGTAAGATAACTGTGTGTTGCGGGTGAAGGATCAGAACCCAATCGACCAGCAGCACTAACCGAACGAGCCAGTGATGGCATTGTCTGAACCATGGAAACAACAGGAGCAGCAGGCTTAGGTCCAGGAACTAGAGGATCACACAAAGGTCTTGACATGGCAGGCACATGTTGCCATTTGAAACTTTCTGTTGTAGTAGACACTGTTACTTGTTGAGATGTGGGAGCCTTCCCAGCCGTAACACAAGTGGCCTGAACCGCCTTATCCTTGACCCTTGGTTCTACGGTTTTATGAGGATCAGCTTTCAACATCACAGCAGTTTCAGATGAATCCGACACCAGAACTGGCTTATCAGCAAGCTTAGGACCATCTGAAGATGATCTTTTAACCAAAATAAGATCACTTGTGACTGGAATCTTCATCTGTGACTTTTGCTGAACATCAGAGCCTGCAACTTTTGGAGGGCTTCTGGGAGAAGACTGGACACTTGACTTCTCCTTGGAAGGTCTCTCTGTGTCAGCCTTCCTTGACTTCCTCTGCGGCGAAGCTACTACTTCCTGCTCAGAGTAAGAAAATAGAATGAAACTTGTACCTACTGGAACACCAACAGAAACATAGCATCTATGGAAAAGAAATTTCCTATAAACTCATAATCGGATAGGTACATGCATCTTAACAAATAGAGGCAGTTCACTACAATTTTCAGTATAGTAATTACCTACATGAAAGTAAGACAATGAAGCTCAATTTCCAAGAGATCTTTCTTTTCATGCATTTTTTAAAGTTCACCATGTAACAAATGTGACAGGCATTTCAGGTATATCAGGTCAATGTCGTGAAGTGATGAGAGATTAAGGAGGGAGAGACGGAAcccccccccaccccaccccacccccaaaaaaaaaaagagtttcaCCAACATTGAGTGCTATCTCCTAAGTTAAAGTCATACTTATGAAGATCAGTTAGTTCAGAAAATGAATGTATACAAGGAAGATAACAACCTTCTTCGTGTCTCGCTGCTCACTCGACAAAAGCACAGAAGACTGAGGCTCAGCTGCAGGTGCCCTGCAACTCATATCACTTTGCTGCCCTACATTCGAAACAGCATCTAACGGCTGACTTAGTGTTTCACTAGCCCAATCGGCGGCTTTACAAGTTGACTTGTTTCTCTGGTTTCTCGCTCTGGAAAGTTGAAGCATAAAGATTTTAAGCTCAACCAAATTCCAAATATATTTAGAATACACTCCTCACCACACCACACCccaaagaacaagaaaaacaGAGGTTACCTGCTTGGTGATTTCTGATTTTTATGGTTCGAAGATGTCCATCTGCAAGGCCCATTCAAAACCACTGAAGGAATTGAGTCTGTGGAACATGTTGATGAACTATCATCCATTACAGAAGGACTTCTCCTTCCCGCTAACCCATTTTGCACTGCTGAAAGGTCACTTAACCCACTACAGCTAGTTTCAGTGGAAGGATGAACTTCCGAGCTGTCAGTACCCCAATTGACAGGACTTGCATCTCTGTCATCAGAGTCGGGATTAATTACCTCTGGGACACAATCTATTGAATCAGAAACATCCGATACTGCTTCCAGTACATCTGGTTTTCCAAGCACTGCTTCTGGCTCATCATTTATGTACTCGTTTCCATCACAAATAGGTCCATCCAGATCAGTCTTATATAGCTCCACCACAGCAGATTTTACATCAATAGCCTTATCCTTTATTTTGTGATTATTCCGCTTCTGCTTAGCCTGAC
This window encodes:
- the LOC107014504 gene encoding TNF receptor-associated factor homolog 1b: MASSAYEEAGTARSSEGVSSGQQQCQNSEALAEWRSSEQVENGTPSTSPPYWDCDDDEDVGPKPSELYGKYTWKIDKFSQINKRELRSNAFDVGGYKWYILIYPQGCDVCNHLSLFLCVANHDKLLPGWSHFAQFTIAVVNKDPKKSKYSDTLHRFWKKEHDWGWKKFMELSKVLDGFVDADTLIIKAQVQVIREKADRPFRCLDRQYRRELVRVYLSNVEQICRRFVEERRVKLGKLIEDRARWSSFCTFWMGMDQNSRRRMSKERSDSILKVVVKNFFIEKEVTSTLVMDSLYSGLRSLEGQTVGKKSKAKNSDAEEQLVPIVRLEKNVFVLVDDVLLLLESAALEPLPPKDEKGPQNRTKDGTSGDEFNKDSIERDERRLTELGRRTIEIFVLAQIFSKIEVAYQEAVALKRQEELIREEEAAGLAETEQKAKRASGKEKKSKKKQAKQKRNNHKIKDKAIDVKSAVVELYKTDLDGPICDGNEYINDEPEAVLGKPDVLEAVSDVSDSIDCVPEVINPDSDDRDASPVNWGTDSSEVHPSTETSCSGLSDLSAVQNGLAGRRSPSVMDDSSSTCSTDSIPSVVLNGPCRWTSSNHKNQKSPSRARNQRNKSTCKAADWASETLSQPLDAVSNVGQQSDMSCRAPAAEPQSSVLLSSEQRDTKKEVVASPQRKSRKADTERPSKEKSSVQSSPRSPPKVAGSDVQQKSQMKIPVTSDLILVKRSSSDGPKLADKPVLVSDSSETAVMLKADPHKTVEPRVKDKAVQATCVTAGKAPTSQQVTVSTTTESFKWQHVPAMSRPLCDPLVPGPKPAAPVVSMVQTMPSLARSVSAAGRLGSDPSPATHSYLTQSYRNAIMGSPVSGTPASFGQPHSPISAVNSSHSYCQQPPVISQALYLPQGLERAEPSSVRPSFSYGMVNNNGSVQNGLHWDCPQRDSSRSMSQDHPSSSSGIRNFDMFKAVNSSRAHDHLPDSLACTSGRQPQSVSADEFPHLDIINDLLNDDHGIGRTSIPDSGFQSFSSGLQHLNQGFAFPGDIGTPVDLGPSSSSCRFERSRSYHDVFQHHYSGGLFDSASDMIMQTDPRLNSGHHHMDGLVPNQWQMMGSDPSFLGMRNGTIDGSHQYPLPDYPNLACGVNGYGVFRPSNGL